A single region of the Candidatus Eisenbacteria bacterium genome encodes:
- the tnpB gene encoding IS66 family insertion sequence element accessory protein TnpB (TnpB, as the term is used for proteins encoded by IS66 family insertion elements, is considered an accessory protein, since TnpC, encoded by a neighboring gene, is a DDE family transposase.), whose amino-acid sequence FNGLISLVQNTLSEDPLSGSLYMFINRRGNYVKAVYWDRTGFCLFAN is encoded by the coding sequence TTTCAATGGATTGATATCGTTGGTTCAAAACACATTGAGCGAAGATCCTCTCTCGGGAAGTCTTTACATGTTCATTAATCGACGGGGCAATTATGTGAAGGCTGTATATTGGGATCGTACAGGTTTCTGCCTATTC